The Methylobacterium sp. PvR107 genome contains a region encoding:
- the tnpB gene encoding IS66 family insertion sequence element accessory protein TnpB (TnpB, as the term is used for proteins encoded by IS66 family insertion elements, is considered an accessory protein, since TnpC, encoded by a neighboring gene, is a DDE family transposase.), giving the protein MIPVPSGSRVWLATGHTDMRKGFDGLAALVQDHLHRDPFSGQAFVFRGRAGRLIKVLWWDGQGLCLFSKRLERGRFVWPGTAGAAAALSPAQLAMLLEGIDWRAPERTDRPRIAG; this is encoded by the coding sequence ATGATCCCCGTTCCCTCGGGCTCGCGCGTATGGCTGGCCACCGGCCACACGGACATGAGGAAGGGCTTCGACGGGCTCGCCGCGCTGGTGCAGGACCACCTGCACCGTGATCCGTTCTCCGGTCAGGCCTTCGTCTTCCGCGGCCGTGCGGGGCGGCTGATCAAGGTCTTGTGGTGGGACGGCCAGGGGCTGTGCCTGTTCTCGAAGCGGCTGGAGAGAGGCCGTTTCGTCTGGCCGGGAACTGCAGGGGCCGCGGCGGCGCTCTCGCCGGCTCAGCTCGCGATGCTGCTGGAGGGGATCGACTGGCGGGCGCCCGAGCGCACGGACCGGCCGCGCATCGCGGGCTGA
- a CDS encoding pentapeptide repeat-containing protein, protein MSTIRVIALYLLVVQLVSACGFWEGKSALHSTEPTCNKYAGKLQDADQDVYGTEEEIEKLLVEKECYDCVFRTGGNAINLVQKDLEGARLTGADFANASLYSINLKGAHLASSNFTSAHLQSAHLEGSDLTLACLRGAKLSDAYLKSAKMFGADVSEATFEVEPDSLPDVRSMDDVKGLKTLQFRKNPAALLALRKAFDEAGMRRQVREITYAFKKGEREKELSGTPEGLLWYYLVEFTSDWGAAPFRPLLIIAVLLPAFSLIYFLLMLKASEESGVWLVPDKDHITNDNEDCKPVLLQNKGWKTIFYAGHFSILSAFAIGWKDINVGNWINRLAPFDYTIKGTGWVKSLSGLQSLISVYMLALSLLVYFGRPFE, encoded by the coding sequence ATGTCCACAATCCGCGTCATTGCATTGTATTTATTAGTCGTGCAGTTGGTGTCTGCTTGCGGTTTTTGGGAGGGGAAAAGTGCGCTCCACAGCACAGAACCTACTTGCAATAAATATGCCGGCAAATTGCAGGATGCTGATCAGGACGTGTACGGTACAGAGGAAGAGATAGAGAAACTCCTAGTGGAAAAAGAATGCTATGACTGCGTTTTTAGAACTGGTGGGAATGCAATAAATCTCGTGCAAAAAGACCTCGAAGGCGCGCGTCTCACCGGCGCCGATTTCGCAAACGCCAGTTTGTATAGCATCAACCTGAAAGGCGCTCATTTGGCGTCATCCAATTTTACTTCAGCTCATCTTCAATCTGCACATTTGGAAGGGAGTGATCTAACACTTGCTTGTTTGCGAGGCGCAAAGCTGTCCGACGCGTATCTCAAATCAGCAAAGATGTTTGGAGCTGACGTAAGTGAGGCGACGTTTGAAGTCGAGCCGGACTCCCTGCCCGACGTGCGTTCAATGGACGACGTTAAAGGACTGAAGACTTTACAGTTTAGGAAAAACCCGGCGGCACTCCTTGCTCTTCGCAAAGCCTTCGACGAGGCGGGCATGCGCAGACAAGTTCGAGAAATTACTTACGCCTTCAAAAAAGGGGAAAGAGAAAAGGAACTATCGGGAACCCCGGAAGGTCTATTGTGGTATTATTTAGTTGAGTTTACGAGCGATTGGGGAGCGGCGCCTTTCCGCCCGCTATTGATCATAGCCGTACTGCTTCCAGCCTTTTCTCTGATCTATTTCCTGCTTATGTTGAAAGCTTCCGAAGAATCGGGCGTTTGGCTTGTGCCTGACAAAGACCATATCACAAACGATAATGAAGACTGTAAGCCTGTTCTTCTGCAAAATAAAGGTTGGAAAACAATCTTCTATGCGGGCCATTTTAGTATTCTCTCGGCTTTCGCGATCGGTTGGAAAGACATAAACGTGGGTAATTGGATCAACAGACTCGCGCCTTTTGACTATACAATCAAAGGTACCGGATGGGTGAAGTCACTATCCGGCCTTCAGTCATTGATCAGTGTCTACATGCTCGCGCTTTCATTGTTGGTCTATTTTGGAAGACCCTTTGAATGA
- a CDS encoding ABC transporter substrate-binding protein produces the protein MLRLAACFLAGTVFAGPAAAQTLRYGMMEDPDALDPTLARTFASRMVFAALCDKLVDIGPDLKPVPQLATSWELSPDEKALTLHLRPGVLFHDGEKLDAAAAKFSIERHLKMPGSQRRSEIAPIDSVDVVDDLTFRINLKQPFAPLLAQFTDRAGMMVSPKAAERLGDKFASAPVCAGPYKFVERVPQDRIVVERFPDYWNKDAIQIQRIEFRPIPDATVRLTNLRAGQLDLLERLAPTDVAQVKRDAKLKLDSTTELGFQEILFNPHKAGSPVSDPKVRAAFEAAIDRNAINQVVYNGEFLAGNQWVNPKNPNYVAEYPIPKRDVAKAKALLAEAGKPNPQITLTVYANSESPQVGQVIQAMTKEAGFDVKIQAVDFTTALDAADKGNYEAQLYSWSGRSDPDGNTFSFLACKAALNYPKYCSPEADAALQAERGTIDPAKRKAAWKALADQVLTDRPGIYILHRKLLWAYSQKITGFVPYPDGLVRFTGLKLN, from the coding sequence ATGTTGCGTCTCGCCGCCTGCTTCCTCGCCGGAACCGTCTTTGCCGGGCCCGCCGCCGCGCAGACTTTGCGCTACGGCATGATGGAGGATCCGGACGCGCTCGATCCGACGCTCGCCCGCACCTTCGCGAGCCGGATGGTGTTCGCCGCGCTCTGCGACAAGCTCGTGGATATCGGCCCGGACCTGAAGCCGGTGCCGCAGCTCGCGACCTCCTGGGAGCTGTCGCCTGACGAGAAGGCGCTGACCCTGCACCTGCGCCCGGGGGTGCTGTTCCACGACGGCGAGAAGCTCGACGCCGCGGCGGCCAAGTTCTCGATCGAGCGTCATCTGAAGATGCCGGGCTCACAGCGCCGCTCGGAAATCGCACCGATCGACTCGGTGGACGTGGTCGATGATCTCACATTCCGCATCAACCTGAAGCAGCCCTTCGCGCCGTTGCTCGCGCAGTTCACCGACCGGGCCGGCATGATGGTCTCGCCCAAGGCCGCGGAGCGGCTCGGCGACAAGTTCGCCTCCGCGCCGGTTTGCGCGGGTCCATACAAGTTCGTGGAGCGGGTGCCGCAGGACCGGATCGTGGTCGAGCGCTTCCCCGACTACTGGAACAAGGATGCGATCCAGATCCAGCGGATCGAGTTCCGGCCGATCCCCGACGCGACGGTGCGGCTGACCAACCTGCGCGCGGGCCAGCTCGACCTGCTGGAGCGGCTTGCCCCGACGGACGTGGCGCAGGTGAAGCGCGACGCCAAGCTCAAGCTCGACTCGACCACGGAGCTCGGTTTCCAGGAGATCCTGTTCAACCCCCACAAGGCCGGCTCGCCGGTCTCCGACCCGAAGGTGCGCGCCGCCTTCGAGGCCGCCATCGACCGGAACGCCATCAATCAGGTCGTCTATAACGGCGAGTTCCTGGCCGGGAACCAGTGGGTCAACCCGAAGAACCCGAACTACGTCGCCGAGTACCCGATCCCGAAGCGGGATGTCGCCAAGGCCAAGGCGCTGCTGGCCGAGGCCGGCAAGCCGAACCCGCAGATCACGCTCACCGTCTACGCCAACAGCGAATCTCCGCAGGTTGGCCAAGTGATCCAGGCGATGACCAAGGAGGCGGGCTTCGACGTGAAGATCCAGGCCGTGGACTTCACCACGGCGCTCGATGCCGCCGACAAGGGCAATTACGAGGCGCAACTCTACTCCTGGAGCGGCCGCTCCGACCCGGACGGCAACACGTTCAGCTTCCTCGCCTGCAAGGCGGCGCTGAACTATCCGAAATACTGCAGCCCGGAAGCCGACGCGGCGCTCCAGGCCGAGCGCGGCACGATCGACCCGGCCAAGCGCAAGGCCGCCTGGAAGGCGCTGGCCGATCAGGTGCTGACCGACCGGCCGGGGATCTACATCCTGCACCGCAAGCTGCTCTGGGCCTATAGCCAGAAGATCACCGGCTTCGTGCCCTACCCCGACGGGCTCGTGCGCTTCACCGGCCTGAAGCTCAACTGA
- a CDS encoding phage/plasmid primase, P4 family, with protein sequence MDNLGNYSKFLYIPLYINTKRPLQPGWQNRGVGYDFLAEHGSIPSDINVGVLTGAASGGLVDIDLDGPFTVDAGAIILPFTGMVMGRDTRPASHRFYLVEGSTTTVRFPHPVTGKMLVEFRGDGCQTMMAGSIHPDDRHMVRFEAGKDGEPARIESATLLRLVGHIAAVSVLAELWIEGGRHNLALRFAGLCALNGIARKACETVVQTLCAVTSDNEVEDRLLAVETTYSRLAESLPVEWRADLTRLLGSGKAVGTLIEWMGGAQPKRTDMVSRQASVVADGSNAAEFMKLDTDVALAEWFNVVKGDHLLFADRENQFYKNVHGVYEPITATEAKGEVTDFLKGPYCNNAGEDPEKRRRLQSVAKINATYEISKSLFRVDDRLFDEDDHLLGTENGVFDLSKFEVVDTNAYVTKRIGSKFIPGSECPLFMKFVHQVLEDDEETISYLQRAIGYTLTGSVDAQVMFILTGKGANGKSVLLKLLSALMGTYGGAVPAHTITQQKFGNDKTDDLASLTGKRFVVASEGDAGDKLAVAKIKRMVAGDPIAVRKLYGSYFDLQPKFKLWFGSNDLPQVSGTDYAIWRRIHVIPFTRTFEPHERDPKLLEKLKVELPGIFNWALDGLKQIGAMKGDFLAPPGSVLKSVEEYRAENDNVSKFVSDRCVQDPGYCVSMGELYENYKGWCYQNAVEPVNNNMLGKDLTNLGFPVLRRNTGNARQGLKLK encoded by the coding sequence TTGGACAATCTAGGTAATTACTCGAAATTTCTTTACATTCCACTGTATATAAACACTAAAAGACCACTACAGCCGGGATGGCAGAACCGGGGTGTGGGATATGATTTTTTGGCCGAACACGGGTCGATTCCCTCTGATATTAATGTGGGCGTGCTTACGGGAGCGGCATCAGGCGGTCTCGTAGATATCGACCTTGATGGACCTTTCACTGTCGACGCCGGAGCGATAATCCTACCGTTCACAGGTATGGTCATGGGCCGCGATACCAGGCCCGCTTCCCACCGGTTCTACCTCGTGGAAGGGAGCACCACGACCGTCCGCTTCCCGCATCCTGTGACCGGAAAGATGCTCGTCGAATTCCGGGGGGACGGTTGCCAGACGATGATGGCTGGATCGATTCACCCTGATGATCGTCACATGGTCAGGTTCGAAGCAGGAAAGGACGGCGAACCGGCTCGGATCGAAAGTGCCACGCTTCTGCGGCTGGTCGGCCACATCGCGGCCGTCAGCGTGCTGGCCGAACTCTGGATCGAGGGTGGTCGCCACAATCTCGCATTGCGGTTCGCCGGTCTATGCGCCCTCAACGGGATCGCCAGGAAGGCATGTGAAACCGTCGTCCAAACCCTTTGCGCCGTCACGAGCGACAATGAGGTCGAAGATCGTTTGCTCGCTGTCGAGACCACCTACAGCAGGCTAGCGGAGAGCTTGCCCGTGGAGTGGCGTGCCGACCTGACAAGGCTTCTCGGCTCGGGCAAGGCGGTTGGCACCCTAATCGAATGGATGGGTGGGGCACAGCCTAAGAGGACCGATATGGTCTCTCGGCAGGCGTCGGTTGTGGCGGACGGAAGCAACGCCGCCGAGTTCATGAAGCTTGATACCGATGTGGCCTTAGCGGAATGGTTCAACGTCGTGAAAGGGGACCATCTCCTGTTCGCTGACCGTGAAAATCAATTCTACAAGAACGTTCATGGAGTGTACGAGCCGATCACCGCGACCGAAGCAAAAGGCGAAGTGACGGATTTTCTCAAGGGTCCTTACTGCAATAATGCGGGAGAGGATCCAGAGAAGCGGCGTAGGTTACAGTCTGTCGCGAAAATTAACGCGACGTACGAAATCTCAAAATCGTTGTTCCGCGTAGATGACCGGTTGTTCGATGAAGATGATCATCTGCTTGGAACTGAGAATGGCGTCTTTGACCTTAGTAAATTTGAGGTGGTCGATACGAACGCCTACGTGACCAAACGCATCGGCTCGAAATTCATTCCAGGGTCCGAATGTCCGTTGTTTATGAAGTTTGTGCATCAGGTGCTAGAAGATGATGAAGAGACGATCAGTTACCTGCAGAGAGCCATAGGATACACCCTTACCGGTAGTGTTGATGCACAGGTCATGTTCATCCTAACCGGCAAAGGGGCGAACGGAAAGTCTGTGTTACTGAAACTATTATCTGCTCTGATGGGAACTTACGGTGGCGCTGTTCCGGCACATACCATCACTCAACAGAAGTTCGGCAATGATAAGACTGACGATCTTGCTTCACTGACGGGGAAACGCTTCGTCGTGGCTTCGGAAGGGGATGCAGGGGATAAGCTGGCGGTCGCTAAGATCAAACGCATGGTAGCGGGCGATCCGATTGCGGTAAGAAAACTGTATGGATCCTATTTCGATCTGCAACCCAAGTTCAAATTGTGGTTCGGATCCAATGACCTGCCGCAAGTGTCTGGAACTGACTATGCTATCTGGCGACGTATACATGTGATCCCGTTTACGAGGACTTTTGAGCCGCATGAACGAGATCCTAAGCTGCTCGAAAAGCTGAAGGTCGAGTTGCCAGGCATATTTAATTGGGCGCTCGATGGCTTGAAACAAATCGGTGCGATGAAGGGTGACTTCCTCGCTCCCCCTGGTTCTGTTCTGAAGTCAGTCGAGGAATACCGTGCCGAGAATGATAACGTCTCGAAATTCGTCTCGGATAGGTGCGTACAGGATCCCGGCTATTGTGTCAGTATGGGTGAATTGTATGAAAACTATAAAGGCTGGTGTTATCAAAATGCTGTCGAGCCCGTGAATAATAACATGCTTGGGAAGGACCTGACCAATCTCGGATTTCCGGTGCTGCGTAGGAACACTGGCAATGCGCGACAGGGACTAAAACTGAAGTAA
- the tnpA gene encoding IS66-like element accessory protein TnpA encodes MSGPTISPHIVVAGTRRSWTREEKRAILDEAQSTTASISSVARRHGLTPSLLFRWRREAWDEERAAALPVPPPFVPLALPAPVGLPTRDQGASGGAIEVELADGHRLRAEAGADPALVRDLLAALLDR; translated from the coding sequence ATGTCTGGACCTACGATCTCGCCCCATATCGTCGTAGCCGGCACGCGTCGCTCGTGGACGCGTGAGGAAAAGCGAGCGATCCTCGATGAGGCGCAGAGCACCACCGCGTCGATCTCGTCTGTGGCACGCCGCCATGGCCTGACGCCATCGCTCCTCTTTCGCTGGCGACGCGAGGCCTGGGATGAGGAGCGGGCGGCGGCCCTGCCGGTTCCGCCTCCCTTCGTACCGCTCGCACTGCCGGCACCGGTGGGGCTGCCGACGCGTGACCAGGGTGCGTCGGGTGGCGCCATCGAGGTGGAACTGGCCGACGGCCATCGGCTGCGTGCCGAAGCGGGTGCCGATCCGGCCTTGGTGCGGGATCTTCTCGCGGCGCTGCTGGATCGATGA
- the tnpC gene encoding IS66 family transposase, giving the protein MALDPASLPDDVDALKRMIVGMARDAVHANTLIEKLRGELARLKRAQFGVSSEKLQARVEQLELAIEALEVDEAERLAAAPVVAEAVEAASRGPGRRPLPEHLPRETVAHPGPCACPACGGRLRRIGEDVTESLDYVPGRFKVVRHLREAFSCRACETVVQAPAPYHAIARGRAGPGLLAHIAVAKFDDHLPLYRQAEIYARDGVTLQTSTLSGWMGATAAALAPLVDLLRTEVIAGSDVLHGDDTTVPILAPGAGKTRTGRLWAYVRDERPHGGARPPAAVFFASPDRKGERL; this is encoded by the coding sequence ATGGCTCTCGATCCTGCCTCGCTGCCGGATGACGTGGATGCGCTCAAACGCATGATCGTCGGCATGGCGAGGGACGCCGTTCATGCCAACACGCTGATCGAGAAGCTCCGCGGCGAACTCGCCAGGTTGAAGCGGGCGCAGTTCGGCGTCTCGTCCGAGAAGCTGCAAGCCCGCGTCGAGCAGCTCGAACTCGCCATCGAGGCCCTGGAGGTCGACGAGGCCGAACGCCTCGCGGCGGCCCCGGTCGTCGCCGAGGCGGTCGAGGCGGCAAGCCGAGGGCCGGGGCGCCGCCCCTTGCCCGAGCATCTGCCGCGCGAGACCGTCGCTCATCCCGGCCCCTGCGCCTGCCCGGCCTGCGGCGGTCGCCTGCGCCGGATCGGCGAGGACGTGACGGAGAGCCTCGATTACGTGCCGGGCCGCTTCAAGGTGGTGCGGCACCTGCGCGAGGCCTTCTCCTGCCGAGCCTGCGAGACCGTGGTGCAGGCTCCAGCGCCCTACCACGCCATCGCCCGCGGCCGTGCCGGCCCCGGGTTGCTCGCGCATATCGCCGTGGCGAAGTTCGACGATCACCTGCCTCTGTATCGTCAGGCCGAGATCTATGCTCGGGACGGCGTCACGTTGCAGACCTCGACCCTGTCCGGCTGGATGGGCGCCACGGCCGCCGCGCTGGCTCCGCTGGTCGATCTCCTGCGGACGGAGGTGATCGCCGGGTCGGACGTCCTGCACGGTGACGATACGACGGTGCCGATCCTGGCGCCCGGGGCGGGGAAGACGAGAACTGGCCGGCTCTGGGCGTATGTGCGCGACGAGCGCCCCCACGGCGGAGCGCGACCGCCGGCGGCCGTGTTCTTCGCCTCGCCGGACCGAAAGGGCGAGCGTCTGTAG
- a CDS encoding ABC transporter permease gives MLRFLVRRLALAVPTLILASMIIFALQQLLPGDVATALTGEERDPQVIAFIREKYHLDEPLPVRYAYWAGGVLRGDLGESIRLQKPVSELIVEKLPVTLELACLAMLVALAIGVPMGVLSAVKRGQAADTVANGIALWGLSVPNFWLGILLILLFSVELGWLPASGYVSPFESLSENLAAMVMPAFVLGNAIAAVMMRHTRAAMLGVLGSDYVRTARAKGVSPLRVTLRHALPNAAIPIITLGALEFGQLLSGAVLTEQVFSVPGFGKLMVDAVFNRDFATVQGVVICTAATYIALNLAADLLSAAVNPKLRRA, from the coding sequence ATGCTGCGGTTCCTGGTCCGACGCCTCGCCCTGGCGGTCCCGACCCTGATCCTCGCTTCGATGATCATCTTCGCCCTGCAGCAATTGCTGCCGGGGGACGTCGCCACGGCGCTCACGGGCGAGGAGCGCGACCCGCAGGTGATCGCGTTCATCCGCGAGAAGTACCACCTCGATGAGCCCCTGCCGGTGCGCTACGCCTACTGGGCCGGTGGCGTGCTGCGGGGCGATCTCGGCGAGTCGATCCGGCTGCAGAAGCCGGTCTCCGAGCTGATCGTCGAGAAGCTGCCGGTGACGCTCGAACTCGCCTGCCTGGCCATGCTGGTGGCGCTCGCCATCGGCGTGCCGATGGGCGTGCTCTCCGCGGTGAAACGCGGTCAGGCGGCCGACACGGTCGCGAACGGCATCGCCCTCTGGGGGTTGTCGGTCCCGAACTTCTGGCTCGGGATCCTGCTGATCCTGCTGTTCTCGGTGGAGCTCGGCTGGCTGCCGGCCTCGGGCTACGTCTCGCCCTTCGAGAGCCTGTCGGAAAACCTCGCCGCCATGGTGATGCCGGCCTTCGTGCTCGGCAACGCCATCGCGGCGGTTATGATGCGCCACACCCGCGCGGCGATGCTGGGCGTGCTCGGCTCGGACTATGTCCGCACGGCCCGCGCCAAGGGCGTGTCGCCGCTGCGGGTGACCCTGCGGCACGCGCTGCCCAACGCCGCGATCCCGATCATCACCCTGGGGGCGCTTGAGTTCGGGCAGCTCCTGTCGGGGGCAGTGCTGACCGAGCAGGTGTTTTCCGTGCCGGGCTTCGGCAAGCTGATGGTCGATGCCGTGTTCAACCGGGACTTCGCCACCGTGCAGGGCGTCGTGATCTGCACCGCCGCCACCTACATCGCCCTCAACCTCGCCGCCGACCTGCTCTCGGCGGCCGTGAACCCGAAGCTGAGGCGGGCATGA
- a CDS encoding ABC transporter permease: protein MSTGTPIAEATGLAAPAGTPALVQEPGTLTAFWRRLRARKSAVAGLVIVGLLILMAVFAPWVAPYDPTATDWANVRGAPSLAHPFGGDEVGRDVLSRIIFGARASLGAGLVSVALAVSLGLPLGLLAGYAGGWIDGAISRLTDALLAIPFLILAIALAAFLGPSLVNAMIAIGLSATSTFIRLTRAQVRAVAAEEFVEAARAMGNPPWRIARVHILPNIVPAILVQATLTIAAAIIAEASLSFLGLGQQPPEPSWGAMLNTAKNFMDQAPWMAIWPGLSIFLAVLAFNLFGDGLRDALDPRQRT, encoded by the coding sequence ATGAGCACCGGCACCCCCATCGCCGAGGCGACCGGCCTCGCCGCCCCCGCGGGAACGCCGGCCCTCGTTCAGGAACCCGGCACCCTCACCGCCTTCTGGCGGCGCCTGCGCGCGCGCAAGAGCGCCGTCGCCGGTCTCGTCATCGTCGGCCTGCTGATCCTGATGGCGGTGTTCGCGCCCTGGGTCGCCCCCTACGACCCGACCGCCACCGACTGGGCCAACGTCCGCGGCGCGCCGAGCCTCGCGCATCCGTTCGGCGGCGACGAAGTCGGGCGCGACGTGCTCTCGCGGATCATCTTCGGCGCCCGGGCCTCGCTCGGCGCCGGTCTCGTCTCGGTGGCGCTGGCGGTGTCCCTCGGCCTACCGCTGGGATTGCTGGCCGGCTACGCGGGCGGCTGGATCGACGGAGCGATCTCCCGGCTCACCGACGCGCTGCTGGCGATCCCGTTCCTGATCCTGGCGATCGCGCTCGCCGCCTTCCTCGGCCCGAGCCTCGTCAACGCGATGATCGCGATCGGCCTCTCGGCGACCTCCACCTTCATCCGGCTGACCCGGGCGCAGGTGCGCGCCGTGGCGGCGGAGGAGTTCGTCGAGGCGGCCCGCGCCATGGGCAACCCGCCCTGGCGGATCGCCCGGGTCCATATTCTACCCAACATCGTTCCGGCGATCCTCGTTCAGGCGACGCTCACCATCGCGGCGGCGATCATCGCGGAGGCGAGCCTGTCGTTCCTCGGCCTCGGCCAGCAGCCGCCCGAGCCGTCCTGGGGGGCGATGCTCAACACCGCCAAGAACTTCATGGACCAAGCCCCCTGGATGGCGATCTGGCCCGGCCTGTCGATCTTCCTGGCCGTGCTCGCCTTCAACCTGTTCGGCGACGGCCTGCGGGACGCCCTCGATCCGAGGCAGCGGACATGA
- a CDS encoding site-specific integrase, with protein sequence MATIRKRNGRFQAQVRIKANVPLSKTFDSKAEALRWARSIEVAIDRGDFPNLINERRHVSLGHILERYQAEITPGKKWSSREVSIIKTVRNSSLWHTLIEDLTEHKAAEYRNIRRRSVAPATIVRELALLSHSLEVARREWGYAIRSNCFKIVKKPVIRNGRERRLTDTERTKIFGTPHHEKAMYVVRLAEFSLETAVRKGEMLNIRKRDVNFENCTLRIPETKNGHPRTIPLSPRAMEILRHYISCSEREFVFAINYWTLSARWDGMKEILSIQNLRWHDFRHEAISLFFENGLTIPEVALISGHRDTKLLARYTHLKPENVAEKLARLSAQSQ encoded by the coding sequence ATGGCCACCATAAGGAAGCGAAACGGCAGATTTCAGGCCCAAGTCCGGATCAAGGCTAACGTCCCGCTTTCGAAGACGTTTGATTCGAAAGCGGAAGCGCTACGATGGGCCCGTTCAATCGAAGTGGCGATAGACAGGGGCGACTTTCCAAATCTCATCAACGAACGGAGACACGTAAGCCTTGGGCATATTCTAGAGCGATATCAGGCTGAAATCACACCGGGGAAAAAGTGGAGCAGTAGAGAGGTCTCGATTATAAAAACAGTTCGTAATAGTTCTCTATGGCATACACTTATTGAAGACCTTACAGAGCACAAAGCCGCAGAGTACAGAAATATCAGACGTAGGTCGGTAGCACCCGCCACTATCGTCAGAGAACTTGCTCTTCTTTCGCATTCACTTGAAGTAGCGCGACGGGAGTGGGGCTATGCAATAAGGTCCAATTGCTTCAAGATTGTTAAAAAACCCGTCATAAGGAATGGCAGAGAGCGAAGACTTACTGACACCGAAAGAACGAAAATCTTCGGGACACCACACCATGAAAAAGCGATGTACGTTGTCAGATTGGCCGAATTCTCGCTAGAGACAGCTGTCCGCAAAGGGGAAATGTTGAACATACGTAAGCGGGACGTAAATTTCGAAAATTGTACTCTCCGCATACCCGAAACCAAGAACGGACATCCTCGGACTATCCCATTGAGCCCTCGCGCCATGGAGATACTCAGGCATTATATCTCGTGTTCCGAGCGCGAGTTCGTTTTCGCAATAAACTATTGGACACTATCGGCAAGATGGGACGGCATGAAAGAAATCCTCAGCATACAAAATCTAAGGTGGCACGATTTCAGACATGAAGCCATATCTCTGTTCTTCGAGAATGGCCTCACAATTCCAGAGGTTGCTCTTATATCGGGTCACCGGGATACCAAACTTTTAGCCCGCTACACCCATTTAAAGCCTGAAAACGTTGCGGAGAAACTCGCGCGGCTGTCTGCTCAATCCCAATAA
- the istB gene encoding IS21-like element helper ATPase IstB — MKALARTTTAVDTARLGIMLGELRLPTIKTVWPRFAEQADKEGWPAARFLAALAEHELAERDRRRIERHLAEARLPPGKTLDGFDFAAVPMLSKAQVMAVAAGDAWLAQGANLLLFGPPGGGKSHLAAAIGLALVEAGFKVLFTRTTDLVQKLQVARRDLGLEAAIGRLDRFDLLILDDLAYVTKDQAETSVLFELISARYERRSLMITANQPFGEWGRIFPDPAMTLAAVDRLVHHATIFEMNVESYRRRTALDRKRGPGRPPTRATIKTADA, encoded by the coding sequence ATGAAGGCCCTGGCCCGCACCACCACCGCGGTCGACACCGCCCGGCTCGGGATCATGCTCGGTGAGCTGCGCCTGCCGACCATCAAGACCGTCTGGCCCCGCTTTGCCGAACAGGCCGACAAGGAGGGCTGGCCTGCCGCCCGCTTCCTCGCGGCGCTGGCCGAGCACGAGTTGGCCGAGCGCGACAGACGACGCATCGAGCGTCATCTCGCCGAGGCGCGCCTGCCACCCGGCAAGACGCTCGATGGCTTCGACTTCGCCGCCGTGCCGATGCTCTCGAAGGCTCAGGTCATGGCGGTCGCCGCCGGCGACGCTTGGCTGGCGCAGGGGGCCAACCTGCTCCTGTTCGGTCCACCTGGCGGTGGGAAGAGCCATCTCGCCGCCGCGATCGGGCTCGCTCTCGTCGAGGCCGGCTTCAAGGTGCTGTTCACCCGCACCACCGACCTCGTCCAGAAGCTGCAGGTCGCCCGGCGCGACCTCGGCCTGGAGGCGGCCATCGGCCGGCTCGACCGCTTCGACCTGCTGATCCTCGACGACCTCGCCTACGTCACCAAGGACCAAGCCGAAACGAGCGTGCTGTTCGAGCTGATCAGCGCCCGCTACGAGCGCCGCTCCCTGATGATCACCGCCAACCAGCCCTTCGGCGAGTGGGGTCGGATCTTCCCCGATCCGGCCATGACGCTCGCTGCCGTCGACCGGCTGGTGCACCATGCCACCATCTTCGAGATGAACGTCGAGAGCTACCGGCGTCGCACGGCCCTGGATCGGAAACGCGGTCCTGGTCGACCGCCAACTCGCGCGACAATCAAAACTGCCGATGCGTGA